One segment of Candidatus Delongbacteria bacterium DNA contains the following:
- a CDS encoding beta-lactamase family protein, which translates to MTLIKQKFFLIFTSILLASSTLIFSQESTKNFHPNLSFDELKTKVENTISKNNIPGAAIAIVSSDSILWMETFGFANLENRVPVTKNTLFCIGSCTKSFTGLAFLKLLSEGKIDLNTPIKEIVPEIEIDNPWESTDPVRIIHLLEHTSGFEDSHLNWFYFEKPELTIEQALSKKSHLRKVRWRPGTRFSYSSPGFTLAGYILEKISGQIYQEYIKQELFEPLRMKTASIGCSPECHKIKAVGYGNENTALPIYYDFDKPAGALNSSIEDMALFVQFLLNKGYVNHQEIINSVHFDKIGKPISTLASQAGLESGYSFGIGTRFKKGVKWLGHSGAVPGFASEYFFNADQGIGFVILQNSFDTNFNDDIFSLVWNYISSVTVSSTSAPKIQLSSEQTLKYCGYYEPRNPRMRIMEIGDKLSGGLNVFMENDTLYYKYFGGERKPFYAVSQNTFRREMDTEATYVFFSNRDGEMAIATGSSYFEQIPGWKPIVYRVLVFGALIIMVLSIANSLFWFPVYLYKRLTKKDNYFKNIWTRILPLLTVLSLILGIVPFILKQPTMLELGMKTIPNIIFCSSTLLYTGLSVLSICIVIMNINKMRNKFDLYFTVILSTVNIGMTLYLAYWGIIGLKLWIY; encoded by the coding sequence ATGACATTGATCAAGCAAAAATTTTTTCTAATTTTTACGAGTATTTTATTAGCATCTTCAACCCTTATTTTTTCTCAAGAAAGTACTAAAAATTTTCATCCAAATTTATCATTTGACGAGTTGAAGACAAAAGTTGAAAACACTATTAGTAAAAATAATATTCCAGGGGCTGCAATTGCTATTGTATCTTCAGACTCTATTCTATGGATGGAAACTTTTGGTTTTGCGAATCTGGAGAATCGAGTACCTGTAACAAAAAATACTCTTTTTTGTATTGGTTCATGTACCAAGAGTTTTACAGGACTTGCTTTCCTTAAACTTCTTAGTGAAGGAAAGATAGATCTGAATACGCCTATAAAAGAAATTGTTCCTGAAATTGAGATTGATAATCCCTGGGAATCAACAGATCCTGTCAGGATTATTCATTTACTTGAGCATACTTCAGGATTTGAAGATTCGCATCTAAATTGGTTTTACTTTGAAAAACCAGAATTAACAATAGAACAAGCTCTTAGTAAAAAATCACATTTACGAAAAGTACGATGGAGACCCGGAACTCGGTTTTCATATTCTAGTCCCGGTTTTACTTTAGCTGGATATATTCTTGAAAAAATAAGCGGACAGATTTATCAGGAATATATAAAGCAAGAATTGTTTGAACCGTTAAGAATGAAAACAGCTTCCATTGGATGTTCGCCAGAATGTCATAAAATCAAAGCTGTTGGTTATGGAAATGAAAATACCGCATTACCAATCTATTATGATTTTGATAAACCTGCTGGTGCATTGAATTCATCAATTGAAGATATGGCCCTTTTTGTTCAATTCTTGCTTAATAAAGGATATGTTAACCATCAGGAAATAATCAATAGTGTTCATTTTGATAAGATTGGGAAACCTATTTCAACTTTAGCAAGTCAAGCAGGATTGGAATCAGGTTATAGTTTTGGTATCGGAACTAGGTTTAAGAAGGGAGTTAAATGGTTGGGTCATAGTGGTGCTGTCCCAGGATTTGCTTCAGAATATTTTTTTAATGCTGATCAAGGAATTGGTTTTGTGATTTTACAAAACTCCTTTGATACCAACTTTAATGATGATATCTTTTCTCTTGTTTGGAATTATATCAGTTCTGTTACAGTATCTTCAACTTCCGCACCAAAAATTCAATTATCATCTGAACAAACATTGAAGTATTGCGGTTATTATGAACCACGTAATCCAAGAATGCGAATTATGGAAATTGGGGATAAATTATCTGGAGGCTTGAATGTTTTCATGGAAAATGATACACTTTACTATAAATATTTTGGTGGTGAGAGAAAACCGTTTTATGCTGTTTCGCAAAATACATTTAGAAGAGAAATGGACACTGAAGCTACTTATGTCTTTTTTAGTAATAGGGACGGAGAAATGGCGATTGCAACAGGGAGTTCATATTTTGAACAAATTCCGGGATGGAAACCGATTGTTTACCGTGTTTTGGTTTTTGGAGCTTTAATTATTATGGTTTTATCAATTGCAAATTCTCTTTTCTGGTTTCCTGTTTACCTTTATAAGAGATTAACCAAAAAAGACAATTATTTTAAAAATATATGGACAAGAATCTTACCATTACTCACCGTTTTATCGCTTATTTTAGGTATTGTTCCTTTCATTCTCAAACAACCTACTATGTTAGAATTAGGTATGAAAACTATTCCAAACATTATTTTTTGTTCTTCCACTTTGCTTTATACTGGATTATCTGTTTTAAGCATATGCATCGTGATTATGAATATTAATAAAATGAGGAACAAATTTGACCTCTATTTTACAGTAATACTGTCAACTGTTAATATTGGAATGACTTTATATTTAGCTTATTGGGGAATTATTGGGTTGAAATTATGGATATATTAA
- a CDS encoding NADH-quinone oxidoreductase subunit NuoF, whose protein sequence is MKNIEIFVGLGSCGIAAGASKTYDKLSELVGESVNIKLEKTSCIGMCYQEPLVEIRDNGKRFLYGQVDEKIASEIYESHIKNNTVVDNRLVYTEDGKGCEVDFVNSQEKIVLRNCGLINPEKIEDYLENGGYKAAKSLVDNENYSEYIIKTILDSGLRGRGGGGFPTGRKWSIAAANKADEKYVICNADEGDPGAFMDRSVLEGDPHSVIEGMLICALAIGGTAGVIYCRAEYPLAIKRLNLALSQAREKGYLGKNIFGKDGLNFDIYVKEGAGAFVCGEETALIGSIEGKRGMPNKRPPFPAQSGLWGKPTNINNVETYANVPWIILNGADKFASFGTENSKGTKVFALAGKVVKSGLVEVPMGIKIKDIVFEIGGGIPNGRAFKAVQLGGPSGGCIPAELADTPVDYDSLQKTGAIMGSGGLVVMDDTTCMVDVAKFFLKFTQKESCGKCTFCRIGTKRMLEILERITDGKGEMEDLDKLEELAYQIKDASLCGLGQTAPNPVLTTLKYFRNEYIAHIKDRVCPARSCSKLLTYTVIEDKCRGCTACLRVCPASAIDGKAREIHFIKQDACIKCGACVTACKFDAISVK, encoded by the coding sequence AAAAACAAGTTGTATTGGGATGTGTTATCAAGAACCACTAGTTGAAATCAGAGATAATGGTAAAAGGTTTTTATATGGTCAGGTTGATGAAAAAATTGCTTCCGAAATCTATGAAAGCCATATAAAAAATAATACCGTAGTTGATAATAGACTTGTTTACACTGAAGATGGAAAAGGCTGCGAAGTAGATTTTGTGAATAGTCAGGAGAAGATAGTTTTGAGAAATTGCGGTCTCATTAACCCAGAAAAAATTGAGGATTATCTTGAAAATGGCGGATATAAAGCAGCAAAAAGTTTAGTTGATAATGAAAATTATTCTGAATATATAATTAAAACTATCCTTGACTCTGGTCTTAGAGGACGAGGCGGTGGAGGTTTTCCTACTGGAAGGAAATGGTCTATTGCAGCGGCAAATAAAGCTGATGAAAAATATGTAATTTGTAATGCTGATGAAGGTGATCCTGGTGCTTTCATGGATAGATCTGTGCTTGAAGGTGACCCTCACTCAGTTATTGAAGGCATGTTGATTTGTGCATTAGCCATTGGAGGAACTGCAGGAGTAATATACTGTCGTGCGGAATATCCACTAGCTATTAAAAGATTAAATCTGGCATTGTCACAAGCTAGAGAAAAAGGATATCTAGGTAAAAATATTTTTGGTAAAGACGGTCTTAATTTTGACATATACGTTAAAGAAGGTGCTGGAGCATTTGTTTGTGGTGAAGAAACTGCATTAATTGGTTCTATTGAAGGTAAAAGAGGTATGCCAAACAAGAGACCTCCTTTTCCTGCACAGTCTGGACTTTGGGGGAAACCAACTAATATCAATAATGTTGAAACTTACGCAAATGTACCATGGATTATCCTAAACGGTGCCGATAAATTTGCTTCATTTGGTACTGAAAATAGTAAAGGAACAAAGGTATTTGCTCTTGCAGGTAAAGTAGTAAAATCTGGACTTGTGGAAGTTCCGATGGGTATTAAAATTAAAGATATCGTTTTTGAAATTGGCGGTGGAATTCCAAATGGAAGAGCATTTAAAGCCGTTCAGTTAGGGGGACCTTCCGGAGGTTGTATTCCTGCTGAACTTGCAGATACTCCTGTAGATTATGATTCACTTCAAAAAACAGGTGCAATTATGGGTTCTGGTGGACTTGTCGTTATGGATGATACCACATGTATGGTAGATGTAGCTAAATTCTTTTTGAAATTTACTCAAAAAGAAAGTTGTGGAAAATGCACCTTCTGTAGAATTGGTACGAAACGTATGCTTGAAATTTTGGAAAGAATTACTGACGGAAAAGGCGAAATGGAGGATCTTGATAAACTCGAAGAACTTGCATATCAGATTAAAGATGCTTCACTTTGCGGACTTGGTCAAACTGCTCCAAATCCTGTTCTTACAACCCTTAAATACTTTAGAAATGAGTATATTGCACATATTAAAGATAGAGTGTGTCCTGCAAGGTCATGCTCAAAATTACTTACTTATACAGTAATTGAAGATAAATGCCGTGGATGTACAGCCTGTCTTAGAGTATGTCCTGCAAGTGCAATTGATGGTAAAGCCCGTGAGATCCATTTTATAAAACAAGATGCATGTATAAAATGTGGAGCATGTGTTACAGCTTGTAAATTTGATGCTATTTCCGTTAAGTAG
- a CDS encoding beta-lactamase family protein — protein sequence MNKRFIIIYVCFILIGNIVAQNSQGFRIKIDSVETEIKSFLEKYEIPGAAVAIINNDSIWIGTYGFSDLKNKIPISNKTIFRLGSISKTYLAIAIMQLVNEGKISLNDPVKEIIPEIEIENKLEELHPVRVIHLLEHTSSIDDVHFNEGYNTSGIQDLALTEVFNKNPKSRYLRWKPGEYQSYSNDAYSLLGLIIERISGLKFEKYIQNNILDKIEATSTTYFRNDVNSSLFAQGYTSNGNALEFSPVLMRPSGGINSNIIDVSKFVQMLLHQGCYNSTCLVDSVSFNKMLYPTSSIPAQEGYKLGYGSGFSSHYVNGYKFFGHGGGLPDFNSIFLIKPECKLGVVILINSNSDYFGNLVKKIVLSIEFECQELITKTDFTTNKYNYREISGYYSQANYGISLDRFPNYLLTGLTVFERNDTLYCKEFGGEETLLVPISGNSYMRNEKSKESLYFFKNSDDKMMVTVMGKDIYIKDLAWKPIFERYFLMIELSIILSYLIFTIVWAIKRLFQKLRGIENLSITYLSRLLPLFAIISLLACVFSLSMWFSDYNNAGNISIKSISVFIFSLLFPVFSFLSLCRVAFKNEHGNKIEKVYLIIVSLTLMGLSLFLYKYEIIGLMLWSY from the coding sequence ATGAATAAAAGATTTATTATAATATATGTTTGTTTCATTTTGATTGGAAATATAGTTGCCCAAAATTCACAAGGATTTAGAATTAAAATTGATTCAGTGGAAACAGAGATTAAATCATTTCTTGAAAAATATGAAATTCCTGGAGCAGCTGTTGCCATCATAAATAATGACAGCATTTGGATTGGTACTTATGGCTTTTCTGATTTAAAAAATAAAATACCCATTTCAAACAAAACGATATTTAGATTAGGTTCAATCTCAAAAACATATTTAGCAATTGCTATTATGCAATTAGTAAACGAAGGTAAAATTTCGCTAAACGATCCTGTAAAAGAGATAATCCCAGAAATAGAAATAGAAAACAAACTGGAAGAACTTCATCCGGTTAGAGTAATTCATCTTCTAGAGCATACATCAAGTATAGATGACGTCCATTTCAATGAAGGCTATAATACATCGGGAATTCAGGATCTAGCATTGACAGAAGTTTTTAATAAGAATCCAAAGTCAAGATATTTACGATGGAAACCAGGTGAGTATCAATCTTATTCCAACGATGCTTATTCATTATTGGGTTTAATCATTGAAAGAATAAGTGGTCTTAAATTTGAAAAATACATACAGAACAATATTCTTGATAAAATAGAAGCTACTTCAACAACCTATTTTCGAAATGATGTAAACAGTTCTTTATTTGCTCAGGGATATACTAGTAATGGCAACGCTCTTGAGTTTTCACCTGTACTAATGAGACCCTCAGGAGGAATAAACTCAAACATAATAGATGTTTCAAAATTCGTACAAATGTTGTTACATCAAGGATGTTATAATAGTACATGTTTAGTTGATTCTGTTAGCTTCAACAAAATGCTTTATCCAACTTCATCTATACCTGCTCAAGAAGGATATAAACTTGGATATGGTTCTGGATTTAGTTCTCATTACGTTAATGGATACAAATTTTTTGGACACGGAGGAGGTTTACCTGATTTCAATTCTATATTTTTGATTAAACCAGAATGTAAACTAGGAGTTGTAATACTGATTAATTCAAATTCAGACTATTTCGGTAATTTAGTTAAGAAAATTGTTTTATCTATCGAATTTGAATGTCAGGAACTAATTACAAAAACTGACTTTACAACAAACAAATACAATTATCGTGAGATATCTGGATATTATTCACAAGCAAATTATGGAATTAGCTTAGATAGATTTCCAAATTATCTGTTAACAGGATTAACTGTATTTGAGAGAAACGATACGCTTTATTGTAAAGAGTTTGGCGGTGAAGAGACATTGTTAGTCCCTATTAGTGGGAATTCCTACATGCGAAATGAGAAATCAAAAGAATCTCTATATTTTTTCAAAAACTCAGATGATAAAATGATGGTTACAGTTATGGGAAAAGATATTTATATAAAAGATTTAGCTTGGAAACCTATATTTGAACGTTATTTTTTAATGATAGAATTATCTATTATTTTGTCATATCTAATTTTTACGATTGTATGGGCAATAAAAAGATTATTTCAAAAACTTAGAGGGATTGAAAACTTAAGTATTACTTATCTTTCCCGTTTGCTTCCATTATTTGCAATAATTTCTCTGTTGGCTTGTGTTTTTTCTCTATCTATGTGGTTTAGTGACTATAATAATGCTGGGAATATTTCTATAAAAAGTATCTCTGTATTCATTTTTTCACTTCTATTTCCAGTGTTTTCATTTTTAAGTTTATGTCGGGTTGCATTCAAGAATGAGCATGGAAACAAAATCGAAAAAGTTTATTTAATTATCGTATCATTGACATTAATGGGATTGTCTTTATTTTTATACAAATATGAGATTATTGGATTGATGCTATGGTCATATTAG
- a CDS encoding FAD-dependent oxidoreductase: MNTFNINIDGREYLAYENETVYETATRNDINIPTLCNDRRLKPYSSCFICVVEIENMRTLQPSCSTKVYEGMKIVTNSDRVKASRKAALDLMVSNHYADCAAPCKNRCPAGVDVQGYIALIDKGMYTEAVKLIKEKNPLPAICGRVCVRPCEVACRRNVIDETGVGIDYLKRFATDADFEFTGGYVPECKEDTGKKVAVIGAGPAGLTSAYYLREKGHNVEIFEAHPYGGGMLRYGIPEYRLPNDLLDKEINTIASMGVKINYNTAFGKDISYKDIKANYDAMIVTVGSQGSSRLRCENDDAPGVLSGIDYLMEMELTGEKYDFTGKTVVVVGGGNTAMDCCRSAVRCGADKVYVVYRRTEKEMPANEIEIHESKLEGVEYLFLTNPVKVNLDTNGRLESVKLIRMELGEPDASGRRSPVPKEGSEFDLRADFVLAAIGQKTVIDFSSDINNYSDNGEFKLNKWGDISVDPKTLQAEIPSVFAAGDAVSGPATLIEAIAQGRAAADSCDKFLKGLKVDGLPKEFLSNKKNFDGPQVVELQTIFNKTIRNEMPVLEPEKRFNFDEVEQGYDQMMAHNEAARCLECGCNEYFTCDLKKYCDEYGAEQTKYQGDFLKKPVDSSHKFVEIDNNKCILCGKCVRICSEIVGANALGLINRGFDTYIAPILGESLNDTDCDSCGLCIDACPTGALSENFNHKPGPFKTEYVNVICNYCSIGCELRLHHRDGYYMNATGAEGEINKDGNICKFGKFGYPYLNSTQRITTPLLKNPNGKFEPISFEDAYKIITDSVKDDREDYFFAGGTNTNENLYLFQKLARLGAKTSNINSFHYADSDKAEGYRYNSFFNTSFEEIKEAGKIYILGSVTNEENPVFWYMINNAKINDNCEIIYISDKIDEKLAKRVDRSVKVSSIYNFLRNMNELTIDENLQNSMFLVHHEEYEDYKKSLTASEYEDCGIDNSELVELLKEYNDENNAILVVSEEHMSSEACREAFNLAILTGKMAKSASGIISLKALNNSQGLFDMGISGDYGVGYRKIEDPNYISAYQTKFGEIPPKADNLDLNKFNSTIGKNVYILNEDPISINKYTPQKNDRLIVWESFMTETAMNALLIMPMSLPVETGGSYTNTQRYLLPFVPSMPSYVEEKVSEQLVKIMERLEIKSSYRITADILMESLSLLSKDHVDEIRPRLLNTLNNSGKTTTKRGSGSIMEIALNGLK, encoded by the coding sequence ATGAATACATTCAATATAAATATAGACGGTAGAGAATATCTGGCTTATGAAAATGAGACGGTATATGAAACTGCAACCAGAAACGATATCAACATTCCCACTTTATGTAATGACAGAAGATTAAAACCATACTCTTCATGTTTCATTTGTGTTGTGGAAATTGAAAATATGAGAACTCTTCAACCTTCATGTTCAACTAAAGTATACGAGGGAATGAAGATAGTTACAAATTCTGATAGAGTTAAAGCTTCCAGAAAAGCTGCTTTGGATCTAATGGTGAGTAACCACTACGCTGATTGTGCTGCACCTTGTAAAAATCGTTGCCCTGCTGGTGTAGATGTTCAAGGTTATATTGCTCTAATCGATAAGGGTATGTATACTGAAGCTGTTAAATTGATTAAAGAGAAAAATCCTCTTCCAGCTATTTGTGGTAGGGTATGTGTAAGACCTTGTGAAGTTGCTTGCAGAAGAAATGTAATTGATGAAACAGGTGTGGGTATTGATTATCTAAAAAGATTTGCAACTGATGCAGATTTTGAATTTACAGGTGGTTATGTCCCTGAATGTAAAGAAGATACAGGCAAAAAAGTTGCTGTCATTGGTGCTGGTCCTGCTGGTCTAACTTCTGCGTATTATTTAAGAGAAAAAGGTCATAATGTAGAAATTTTCGAAGCTCACCCATATGGTGGTGGTATGCTTAGATATGGTATTCCAGAATATAGATTACCAAATGATCTTTTGGATAAAGAGATAAATACTATAGCTTCTATGGGCGTAAAGATAAATTATAATACTGCCTTTGGTAAAGATATCAGCTACAAAGATATCAAAGCGAATTACGATGCTATGATTGTAACTGTTGGTTCTCAGGGAAGTAGCAGACTAAGATGTGAAAACGATGATGCTCCTGGTGTTTTATCAGGTATAGACTATTTGATGGAGATGGAATTAACTGGTGAAAAATATGATTTTACTGGAAAAACGGTAGTCGTAGTAGGTGGTGGAAATACCGCAATGGATTGTTGTCGTTCTGCTGTGAGATGTGGAGCTGATAAGGTTTATGTAGTGTATAGAAGAACCGAAAAAGAGATGCCTGCCAACGAAATTGAGATTCACGAATCTAAACTTGAAGGTGTGGAGTATCTTTTCCTTACTAATCCTGTAAAAGTTAACCTAGATACAAATGGAAGATTGGAATCTGTAAAACTTATCAGAATGGAACTTGGTGAACCTGATGCTTCTGGTAGAAGATCTCCTGTTCCAAAAGAAGGTTCAGAGTTTGACCTCAGAGCTGATTTTGTCTTAGCTGCTATTGGACAAAAAACAGTAATTGATTTTAGCTCTGACATAAACAATTATAGTGATAATGGTGAATTCAAATTGAATAAATGGGGTGATATTTCAGTTGATCCAAAAACATTACAAGCTGAGATTCCTTCGGTATTTGCGGCTGGTGATGCTGTGTCAGGTCCTGCAACTTTAATTGAAGCTATTGCTCAAGGTAGAGCTGCAGCTGATAGTTGTGATAAATTCTTAAAAGGTTTAAAAGTTGATGGACTTCCAAAAGAATTTCTGAGTAATAAGAAAAATTTTGATGGTCCTCAAGTTGTTGAATTGCAAACTATTTTTAATAAGACAATCAGAAATGAGATGCCAGTACTTGAACCTGAAAAACGTTTCAATTTTGATGAAGTGGAACAAGGTTATGACCAAATGATGGCTCATAATGAAGCTGCAAGATGTCTTGAATGTGGATGTAATGAATATTTTACTTGCGATCTTAAAAAATATTGTGACGAATATGGTGCTGAGCAGACTAAATATCAAGGAGATTTCCTGAAAAAACCTGTGGATAGTTCACATAAATTTGTAGAGATAGATAACAATAAATGTATTCTTTGTGGCAAGTGTGTGAGAATCTGTTCTGAAATAGTTGGTGCTAATGCTCTGGGGCTAATTAATAGAGGTTTCGATACTTATATTGCTCCAATTCTTGGTGAATCATTGAATGATACTGACTGTGACTCTTGTGGTCTATGTATAGATGCTTGTCCAACAGGAGCACTTTCTGAAAACTTCAATCATAAACCTGGACCTTTCAAAACTGAGTATGTTAATGTAATATGTAACTATTGTTCTATTGGTTGTGAACTTAGATTGCACCATAGAGACGGTTACTATATGAATGCAACCGGTGCAGAAGGTGAAATCAACAAAGATGGAAATATTTGTAAATTCGGTAAGTTTGGGTATCCATACTTAAACAGCACACAGAGAATTACTACTCCACTTTTGAAAAATCCAAATGGTAAATTTGAGCCAATTAGTTTTGAAGATGCTTACAAGATTATAACTGACTCTGTTAAAGATGACAGAGAGGATTATTTCTTTGCTGGTGGTACAAATACCAATGAAAATCTATATCTATTCCAGAAACTTGCAAGGCTAGGAGCAAAAACTTCTAATATAAATAGTTTCCATTATGCAGATAGTGATAAAGCTGAAGGTTATAGATACAATTCTTTTTTCAACACTAGTTTTGAAGAGATTAAAGAAGCAGGTAAGATATATATTTTAGGTTCTGTAACCAACGAAGAGAACCCTGTGTTCTGGTATATGATTAATAATGCTAAAATTAATGACAATTGCGAAATTATCTATATCTCGGATAAAATTGATGAAAAACTTGCAAAAAGAGTCGATAGGAGTGTAAAAGTTTCTTCTATATACAATTTTCTTCGTAATATGAATGAACTTACAATCGATGAAAATCTTCAAAATTCTATGTTCCTTGTTCATCACGAAGAATATGAGGATTACAAAAAATCTTTAACTGCTAGTGAGTATGAAGATTGTGGAATTGATAATAGTGAGCTTGTTGAACTTTTGAAAGAGTACAATGACGAGAATAATGCAATACTTGTAGTTAGTGAAGAACATATGAGTTCAGAAGCTTGTAGGGAAGCATTTAACCTCGCAATTCTTACTGGTAAAATGGCTAAATCAGCATCAGGAATTATTTCATTAAAAGCATTAAATAATTCTCAAGGTTTATTTGATATGGGTATCTCCGGTGATTACGGAGTAGGTTATAGAAAAATTGAAGATCCTAATTACATATCCGCATATCAAACTAAATTTGGAGAAATTCCTCCAAAAGCTGATAATTTAGATTTGAATAAGTTCAATTCAACTATCGGAAAGAATGTATATATACTCAACGAGGATCCTATTAGTATTAACAAATACACTCCTCAAAAAAATGATAGGCTGATTGTTTGGGAAAGTTTTATGACTGAAACCGCAATGAATGCACTTTTGATTATGCCGATGTCATTACCTGTGGAAACGGGTGGTTCTTATACTAATACCCAAAGATATCTACTACCATTTGTTCCTTCAATGCCATCATATGTGGAAGAGAAAGTATCTGAACAATTGGTTAAGATTATGGAAAGACTGGAAATAAAGTCAAGCTATAGAATTACAGCTGATATTTTAATGGAAAGTTTATCTTTATTATCTAAAGATCATGTGGATGAAATTCGCCCAAGGCTTTTAAATACTTTAAACAATTCCGGTAAAACTACAACAAAACGTGGGTCTGGAAGTATTATGGAAATAGCATTGAATGGACTAAAGTAA